A stretch of Onychomys torridus chromosome 2, mOncTor1.1, whole genome shotgun sequence DNA encodes these proteins:
- the Slc25a51 gene encoding solute carrier family 25 member 51, whose protein sequence is MMDSEAHNKRPPILAPSSQDLSPHIADVGEIKHYFCGCCAAFNNVAITYPVQKILFRQQLYGIKTRDAILQLRRDGFRNLYRGILPPLMQKTATLALMFGLYEDLSRLLRRRVSSAPEFAIRSVAAVLAGTTEAVLTPLERVQTLLQDHKHHDKFTNTYQAFRALRCHGITEYYRGLVPILFRNGFSNVLFFGLRGPIKEHLPTATTHSAHLVNDFICGGVLGAMLGFLSFPINVVKARIQSQIGGPFQSLPMVFKTIWVERDRKLINLFRGAHLNYHRSLISWGIINATYEFLLKIV, encoded by the coding sequence ATGATGGACTCAGAAGCGCATAATAAGAGGCCCCCAATATTGGCCCCTTCGAGCCAGGACTTGTCGCCTCACATTGCAGACGTGGGTGAGATAAAGCATTACTTCTGTGGCTGCTGCGCGGCCTTCAACAATGTGGCCATCACATACCCTGTTCAGAAGATCCTCTTTCGGCAGCAGCTGTATGGCATCAAAACGCGCGATGCCATACTCCAGCTGAGGAGGGATGGGTTTCGAAACTTGTATCGTGGGATCCTCCCCCCACTGATGCAGAAGACAGCCACACTGGCACTAATGTTCGGTCTGTATGAGGACCTGTCTCGCCTGCTCCGCAGGCGTGTGAGCAGTGCTCCCGAGTTTGCCATCAGAAGTGTGGCAGCCGTGCTTGCCGGGACAACAGAAGCCGTTCTCACTCCATTAGAAAGGGTTCAGACTTTGCTTCAGGACCACAAGCATCACGATAAATTCACAAACACTTACCAGGCCTTCCGGGCCCTGAGATGCCATGGAATTACAGAGTACTACCGCGGCTTGGTGCCTATCCTCTTCCGAAATGGATTCAGCAATGTCCTGTTTTTTGGCCTTCGGGGGCCCATTAAGGAGCATCTGCCCACTGCCACTACGCATAGCGCACACTTGGTCAACGACTTTATCTGTGGAGGTGTGCTGGGTGCCATGTTGGGGTTCTTAAGCTTCCCAATTAATGTTGTAAAAGCTCGAATACAGTCTCAGATTGGTGGGCCGTTCCAGTCTCTCCCCATGGTTTTCAAGACAATCTGGGTAGAACGGGACAGGAAACTGATCAATCTTTTCAGAGGTGCCCATCTGAATTACCATCGCTCTCTCATCTCCTGGGGAATAATCAATGCAACTTACGAGTTTTTGTTAAAGATTGTATGA